In bacterium, a single genomic region encodes these proteins:
- a CDS encoding sodium-translocating pyrophosphatase → MDALIGGSLGPIFVSIAVGILGMFFVWILAKRILSKDPGTEKMVRISDAIHEGAMAFLFREYRAIAVFVVVVFAVLALFVTIETAVAFVIGALCSITAGYIGMSIATRANCRTAQAAAKSYNEAIGVAFPGGAVMGTSVVSLGLLGLSAVFVGIIYILKGSRPDLDTAIIDAVQMIAGFSMGASSVALFARVGGGIYTKAADVGADLVGKVEAGIPEDDPRNPAVIADNVGDNVGDVAGMGADLFESYIGAIVSGMVIAAAPNPNIDVKGVLLCLLLSAWGIISSTIGIFFVRADEKSDPQKALNRGMTASAVLLAIGSFVLCAKWYGSMNLFWAVLSGLIAGMVVGYVAQYYTSGTQVETVANAAKTGAATCIIQGLAVGMKSTALPLVGIAIATIIAYRAAGIFGVALSAIGMLAITGMTVAVDAYGPIADNAAGIAEMAGMGREVRERAEKLDAIGNTTAAIGKGFAIGSAALTALALFVAYGETVKLGILNVIDPYVVAGFFIGGIIPFIVCAMTMQAVGRAAFSIVEEVRRQFREIKGLMEGKTMPDSARCVDITTKGAIREMIVPGIMSVTVPLIIGIILGPEALGGFLVGSLVSGVPLAIMLANAGGAWDNAKKFIEAGNLGGKGSDVHKAAVSGDTVGDPFKDTAGPSLNILLKLMAVSSLVFGPVIVRLHTMLLSLF, encoded by the coding sequence ATGGATGCCTTAATCGGTGGTTCCTTGGGGCCTATTTTTGTTTCAATTGCGGTGGGAATTCTTGGAATGTTCTTTGTCTGGATTCTGGCTAAGCGGATCCTGTCGAAAGACCCGGGCACAGAGAAAATGGTCAGGATCTCTGATGCCATCCACGAAGGTGCAATGGCCTTCCTGTTCAGAGAGTATAGAGCAATTGCAGTCTTTGTAGTCGTGGTGTTTGCTGTTTTGGCTCTGTTCGTTACCATAGAGACAGCCGTGGCTTTTGTTATCGGTGCTCTGTGCTCTATCACGGCTGGCTATATCGGCATGAGTATCGCCACCAGAGCAAATTGCAGAACCGCCCAGGCCGCAGCCAAAAGCTATAATGAGGCTATCGGTGTTGCTTTTCCGGGAGGAGCGGTTATGGGGACCAGTGTTGTCTCCCTGGGCCTTCTGGGACTCTCTGCCGTTTTCGTGGGTATCATCTATATCCTGAAAGGAAGCCGTCCGGATTTAGATACAGCGATCATTGACGCGGTTCAGATGATTGCCGGTTTCTCGATGGGGGCATCCTCCGTGGCTCTCTTTGCCAGGGTCGGCGGCGGAATTTATACCAAAGCCGCCGACGTCGGTGCGGACCTTGTCGGCAAGGTCGAGGCCGGTATTCCTGAAGATGATCCCAGAAACCCGGCAGTTATTGCCGATAATGTCGGAGATAACGTCGGTGATGTGGCTGGTATGGGTGCTGATCTGTTTGAGTCATACATCGGAGCCATTGTTTCCGGCATGGTCATAGCCGCCGCTCCAAATCCCAACATAGACGTAAAAGGAGTTTTATTATGCCTTTTGCTCTCGGCATGGGGCATCATCTCTTCAACAATCGGGATATTTTTCGTCAGGGCTGATGAAAAGTCCGACCCGCAGAAGGCATTGAACCGGGGCATGACTGCATCGGCAGTTCTCCTGGCCATCGGATCGTTTGTTTTGTGTGCCAAGTGGTATGGCAGTATGAACCTTTTCTGGGCAGTCCTCTCAGGGCTGATTGCCGGTATGGTCGTCGGGTATGTCGCCCAATACTATACTTCAGGCACGCAGGTTGAAACCGTAGCCAATGCAGCCAAGACCGGTGCAGCTACCTGCATCATCCAGGGATTGGCTGTAGGTATGAAATCAACAGCCCTGCCCCTGGTGGGTATTGCCATAGCGACCATCATTGCCTACCGGGCTGCGGGGATATTCGGTGTTGCCCTGTCCGCCATCGGGATGCTGGCCATCACTGGAATGACAGTGGCCGTGGATGCGTATGGCCCTATCGCTGACAATGCAGCCGGTATTGCCGAAATGGCCGGTATGGGCCGGGAGGTCCGGGAGCGGGCGGAAAAACTCGACGCCATCGGAAATACGACTGCGGCTATCGGTAAAGGATTTGCCATCGGCTCCGCAGCCCTGACCGCTCTGGCACTTTTCGTTGCCTATGGGGAAACGGTCAAGCTGGGAATATTGAACGTCATAGACCCATATGTTGTGGCCGGGTTCTTTATCGGCGGCATCATTCCTTTCATTGTCTGCGCCATGACCATGCAGGCGGTTGGAAGAGCGGCCTTCTCCATTGTGGAGGAAGTAAGAAGGCAATTCCGGGAGATTAAAGGGCTGATGGAAGGAAAGACCATGCCGGATTCGGCCAGGTGCGTGGATATTACCACCAAAGGAGCCATACGGGAAATGATTGTTCCCGGCATCATGTCTGTCACCGTCCCCCTGATTATCGGCATCATCCTTGGCCCTGAAGCCCTTGGCGGCTTTCTGGTGGGCTCACTGGTTTCCGGAGTCCCCCTGGCTATCATGCTGGCCAATGCCGGTGGCGCCTGGGATAATGCTAAAAAATTTATCGAAGCAGGCAACCTTGGAGGCAAAGGTTCGGATGTCCATAAAGCAGCGGTATCAGGCGATACGGTTGGTGATCCCTTCAAGGATACTGCCGGTCCGTCCCTGAATATCCTGTTAAAGCTGATGGCAGTTTCTTCCCTGGTTTTCGGACCGGTTATTGTCCGTTTGCACACCATGCTGCTCAGCTTATTCTGA
- the pth gene encoding aminoacyl-tRNA hydrolase, producing the protein MQLIVGLGNPGSRYRRTRHNIGFQSVDALASAYQIQLSHTDSVSQWGRGTIRGKEVLLVKPQTYMNLSGKAVLTFLSYYHLTYQDLLVIHDDMDLPLGRIRIRGQGRSGGHRGIESIIQCLGTSQFPRLRIGIGRPCGQQEPKEYVLKEFSEEEQTIVAKVIETTVQCVEVILDEGILTAMNRFNRLDAVG; encoded by the coding sequence TTGCAACTCATTGTCGGACTGGGAAATCCCGGCTCCCGTTATCGACGAACCCGCCATAATATTGGTTTCCAGTCCGTTGATGCACTGGCATCAGCATATCAGATTCAGCTTTCTCACACTGATTCGGTATCTCAATGGGGAAGGGGGACAATCAGGGGAAAGGAGGTACTTTTAGTCAAGCCTCAGACTTACATGAATCTCAGCGGAAAAGCAGTCCTTACTTTTCTCTCTTATTACCATCTTACCTATCAAGATCTTCTTGTCATTCATGACGATATGGATTTACCACTGGGCCGCATACGGATCCGCGGGCAGGGAAGGAGCGGCGGGCACCGGGGCATAGAGTCAATCATCCAGTGTCTGGGAACTTCCCAGTTCCCCCGCCTTCGGATCGGCATCGGCAGGCCCTGCGGCCAGCAGGAACCAAAAGAATATGTTTTAAAAGAATTTTCCGAAGAAGAACAGACTATAGTAGCCAAGGTTATTGAAACTACAGTCCAGTGCGTGGAGGTCATCCTCGATGAGGGAATCCTGACAGCCATGAATAGATTTAATCGCCTGGATGCTGTGGGTTAA
- a CDS encoding 50S ribosomal protein L25 gives MAVQINIKAKVRDQFGKEANKSLRRKGFTPAILYGNREKALPLWFDTNEFLKQTHGELHENVIFNMKIEADANHKEETVRAIIKELQFEPKKDTLVHVDFYEMVADKAISMEVPVETVGEARGVKLGGGILDHVKREILVECLPKFIPDSIKVDITNLDAGEAIHVRDLKAPEGVTILEDPGTVLLTITQGSKIAAAAEPAPAPEPEAK, from the coding sequence ATGGCTGTTCAAATTAACATAAAGGCAAAAGTCAGGGACCAGTTCGGCAAGGAAGCCAACAAAAGTCTGCGCAGGAAGGGATTCACGCCGGCTATTCTGTATGGGAACCGCGAAAAAGCTTTGCCCTTATGGTTTGATACCAATGAATTTTTAAAACAAACTCATGGTGAGTTACATGAAAATGTTATTTTTAATATGAAAATCGAAGCTGATGCCAATCATAAGGAGGAGACGGTCAGGGCAATTATCAAAGAGCTGCAATTTGAGCCCAAAAAAGATACCCTGGTCCATGTAGACTTCTATGAGATGGTAGCAGACAAGGCGATTTCAATGGAAGTGCCGGTGGAGACCGTCGGCGAGGCCAGGGGTGTCAAGCTCGGTGGCGGAATCCTGGATCACGTAAAGCGGGAGATTCTGGTTGAATGTCTTCCCAAGTTTATCCCCGACTCTATAAAGGTTGATATTACCAACCTGGATGCAGGAGAAGCTATCCATGTACGGGATTTGAAGGCTCCTGAAGGCGTCACCATTCTGGAAGATCCGGGAACGGTTTTGCTGACGATTACTCAGGGATCGAAGATTGCCGCTGCTGCGGAACCTGCACCAGCACCCGAACCTGAAGCAAAATAG
- a CDS encoding ribose-phosphate pyrophosphokinase, giving the protein MGFELKLIAGNSNVPLAKGISNYLGVPLVEATVGKFADGEIVVQINENVRGADMFVIQSTCPPVNDNLMELLIIIDALRRASARRITAVIPYYGYARQDRKVQPRVPISAKLVADLLTTAGANRVLTMDLHAGQIQGFFNVPVDNLLAAPVLIDYIKSLKLSNVILVSPDAGGVERTRNYAKRLNVSIAIIDKRRERPNESEVMNIIGDIKGKDAFIIDDMIDTGGTLVKAVTALIQNGARSVYACCTHAVLSGSAMDRINSSDLKKLVVTDTIPLKEKVQNSAKVEILSVADLIGETIYRINVDKSVSSLFV; this is encoded by the coding sequence ATGGGTTTTGAATTAAAATTAATAGCAGGAAATTCAAATGTGCCTCTGGCCAAGGGGATCAGTAACTACCTGGGAGTTCCCCTGGTGGAGGCGACGGTCGGAAAATTCGCCGACGGTGAGATTGTCGTTCAAATCAATGAAAATGTCCGCGGCGCAGATATGTTCGTCATCCAGTCAACCTGTCCTCCGGTCAATGACAATCTGATGGAGCTTTTGATTATCATTGATGCACTCCGGCGGGCTTCCGCCCGGAGAATTACCGCCGTGATCCCCTATTACGGGTATGCCCGGCAGGACCGGAAGGTGCAGCCGAGGGTTCCCATCAGCGCCAAGCTGGTGGCTGACCTGCTGACCACTGCCGGGGCTAACCGAGTTTTGACTATGGACTTGCACGCCGGCCAGATTCAGGGCTTTTTTAATGTACCGGTGGATAATCTTTTAGCCGCACCGGTGCTGATTGATTATATCAAAAGCCTCAAGCTGTCCAATGTGATTCTCGTTTCCCCGGATGCCGGCGGAGTGGAGCGCACGCGGAACTATGCCAAGCGGCTGAATGTATCGATTGCCATTATCGACAAACGAAGAGAAAGACCCAATGAATCCGAGGTCATGAACATCATTGGAGATATCAAGGGGAAAGATGCCTTTATTATCGATGACATGATCGATACCGGCGGCACCCTGGTCAAGGCGGTCACGGCCCTGATTCAGAACGGAGCCAGGAGTGTGTATGCCTGCTGCACTCATGCCGTGCTATCCGGAAGCGCCATGGACCGGATCAATTCTTCGGATCTCAAAAAATTAGTGGTTACCGATACGATTCCACTCAAGGAAAAGGTCCAGAATTCCGCTAAAGTCGAGATACTGTCAGTGGCAGACCTGATCGGTGAAACCATCTATCGGATCAACGTCGATAAATCGGTAAGTTCCCTTTTTGTATAG
- the spoVG gene encoding septation regulator SpoVG, producing MEITDVNIYLVNGEKLKAYATVIFDDAFVVRDMKIIHGNNGLFVAMPNKKTKDGTFRDVAHPLNKEMRKLIEESVLNHYKTQVEM from the coding sequence GTGGAAATAACAGACGTGAACATCTATTTAGTAAATGGTGAAAAGCTAAAGGCTTACGCAACGGTTATTTTTGATGATGCCTTTGTTGTTCGGGATATGAAAATCATCCATGGCAACAATGGACTGTTTGTCGCTATGCCAAATAAGAAAACCAAGGATGGGACTTTTCGGGATGTCGCCCATCCCCTGAATAAGGAAATGCGAAAATTGATTGAGGAGAGTGTTCTCAACCACTACAAGACGCAAGTTGAAATGTGA
- a CDS encoding 4-(cytidine 5'-diphospho)-2-C-methyl-D-erythritol kinase, which produces MEQGIKVIAPAKINLGLAVLGKREDGYHDIRTLFQAVSLHDELEFWPVREGIELVCEGDEDIPSGQDNIVWKAARLFLSRFSVPSGVRIRIRKTIPVAAGLGGGSSDAAATLKGLSELFQLTLPYEEQLMMGRQLGADVPFFLSGHACALGEGIGADLTPVTPLPKSWIVIVNPGFPIATQWVYAHTSLLLTNKSNHINMVQLFLRENDLSRIGYYLHNDLEAVVVKRYPVIAELTNRLFSAGAVGAVMSGSGASVFGIFADHPLADQAFNLMRKESSGWKVFLAQPVGNTKIN; this is translated from the coding sequence ATGGAGCAGGGGATAAAGGTCATCGCTCCGGCAAAGATTAATCTGGGGCTGGCGGTTCTCGGAAAGAGAGAGGATGGATATCATGACATCCGGACCCTGTTTCAGGCAGTGAGCCTGCATGACGAACTGGAGTTTTGGCCCGTCAGAGAGGGAATTGAGCTTGTCTGTGAAGGGGATGAGGATATCCCGTCCGGTCAGGACAACATCGTCTGGAAAGCAGCCAGGCTGTTTCTGTCCCGGTTCAGCGTTCCATCCGGGGTCCGCATCCGTATCCGCAAAACTATCCCGGTAGCCGCAGGGTTGGGGGGCGGCAGCAGTGATGCGGCAGCTACCCTGAAAGGCTTGAGCGAGCTGTTTCAACTTACTCTTCCATATGAGGAGCAGCTTATGATGGGCAGGCAACTTGGGGCGGATGTACCCTTTTTCCTTTCGGGACATGCCTGTGCCCTGGGTGAGGGGATCGGAGCAGACCTCACTCCTGTGACACCCTTGCCTAAGTCATGGATAGTTATTGTCAATCCCGGCTTTCCCATTGCAACCCAATGGGTTTATGCGCATACCAGTTTGTTATTGACAAATAAGTCGAATCATATTAACATGGTGCAACTTTTTTTGAGAGAGAATGACCTGTCTCGGATAGGTTATTATCTTCACAATGACCTGGAAGCGGTTGTAGTCAAGAGATACCCTGTAATTGCCGAATTAACCAATCGTCTGTTTTCCGCGGGAGCCGTGGGTGCTGTCATGAGTGGAAGCGGTGCGAGTGTCTTTGGAATATTCGCTGATCATCCATTAGCCGACCAGGCTTTTAATCTTATGAGGAAAGAAAGTAGTGGGTGGAAGGTTTTTTTAGCTCAACCAGTGGGTAACACAAAGATCAACTAA
- a CDS encoding DUF4292 domain-containing protein: MMFPLTRRTAVLILCCAYLCIVWGCAGKYRQPGGTLLPVEKSLHQLLERRSAFQDFRGRASVSITREGKKQSFSANLVFDASHRTRIEGLGFADTPYFFLVADSNRICFYAPDQQRVLCGESSGRNLYRLTGICLQPESLVELFSGNLPADVSLKTLKRGSLSGEGENIEFFSRQNQAWYRIQVDRERGVMVRMETLDADREPLFTVLFDDYQTVEGYTWPRRIECSFIPSKVHLKIRYKQFSLNSGITDSAYRLPYPSGTVIENIGRWQPER, translated from the coding sequence ATGATGTTCCCCCTCACCAGGCGGACGGCAGTTTTAATCCTGTGCTGCGCTTATCTGTGCATCGTCTGGGGATGCGCCGGAAAGTATCGTCAGCCTGGTGGCACCCTGCTGCCTGTTGAAAAATCGCTCCATCAATTGCTGGAGCGCCGGAGTGCATTTCAGGATTTTCGGGGGCGGGCATCGGTCAGCATAACCCGGGAGGGGAAAAAGCAAAGCTTTTCTGCAAATCTTGTTTTTGATGCTTCTCATCGAACCCGGATCGAGGGGCTGGGGTTTGCCGATACCCCCTACTTTTTTCTGGTTGCGGACAGTAACCGGATCTGCTTTTACGCTCCGGATCAGCAAAGGGTCTTGTGCGGGGAATCATCGGGCCGGAACTTATACCGGTTAACCGGCATCTGCCTGCAGCCTGAGTCTCTGGTGGAGCTTTTTTCCGGAAACCTTCCAGCCGATGTATCATTAAAGACGCTGAAACGTGGATCCCTGAGCGGCGAGGGAGAGAATATTGAATTTTTCTCCCGTCAGAATCAGGCCTGGTACCGCATCCAGGTAGACCGGGAAAGAGGAGTGATGGTCAGGATGGAAACCCTGGATGCAGACAGAGAGCCTCTTTTTACTGTCCTGTTTGACGACTACCAGACAGTTGAAGGCTACACCTGGCCCCGGCGGATTGAGTGTTCGTTTATCCCCTCGAAGGTGCACCTGAAAATCCGATACAAGCAGTTCTCCCTGAACTCAGGAATCACTGACAGCGCCTATCGTCTGCCGTATCCTTCCGGGACTGTGATCGAAAATATCGGCAGATGGCAGCCTGAAAGGTAG
- a CDS encoding tetratricopeptide repeat protein encodes MDKRTPSPRGIGWLIILMILCLLGPVSCLAEDGPSDAPNGLSSAYYHFLLAELFGNEGKIDQSIEEYTKASKADPRSLFLHSELANLLHQQGMVEEALSHCEKILAIDPNNVAAVFRMARIYSQQGTVEKAIALYRKAISIDKENPMAYLFLGQVYSTGGEYEKSIETYKQLIGIVPDYYVAYYYLAKVYLELNMVETAIDYLKKAIQINPEFKSALIKLAIVYENQKHYDQAVRIYNQLIDQDPEALEFRYQLGRLFILQDNLDEALKQFQTIQQKDPDNPETYVKIGLIYYEQKHYPKAIEAFKKFLESNPADEDVRLYLGISYEEMQDYEAGLAQFKKILTFHPESIKARVHLNYLYQKQNRWPEAIQILKEAIRLQPKTVDLYITLALTYNQTRQYTEAIDCLSKALGIEPHNDSLHFYLGAIYEKAGRFEDSIREFEKTIELNPQRAEAYNYIGYMYAERGIKLEDAVSKIKKALEFEPENGAYLDSLGWAYFKKGLLEESAVELNKAVKLITDDPVIYEHLGQVYFRKGDLPLARDYLKKSLEYDPNNVNVKRCLEDLQQQIEKAK; translated from the coding sequence ATGGACAAAAGAACCCCTTCCCCCCGGGGAATCGGCTGGTTAATCATACTGATGATATTATGCCTTCTGGGACCGGTATCCTGTCTGGCCGAAGATGGGCCTTCCGATGCACCGAATGGTTTGAGCAGTGCCTATTATCACTTTCTGCTGGCTGAGTTATTCGGTAATGAGGGGAAAATAGACCAATCGATCGAAGAGTACACCAAAGCCTCCAAGGCCGACCCCCGATCCCTCTTTCTCCACAGTGAGCTGGCCAATCTTTTGCACCAGCAGGGCATGGTGGAGGAAGCCCTGTCACACTGTGAAAAAATACTGGCTATCGACCCTAACAATGTTGCGGCTGTTTTCCGGATGGCCAGGATTTATTCTCAGCAGGGTACGGTCGAAAAAGCCATTGCCCTTTACCGGAAGGCAATCAGCATCGATAAGGAAAACCCCATGGCCTACCTGTTTCTGGGGCAGGTGTATTCGACGGGCGGAGAATATGAAAAAAGTATCGAAACCTATAAGCAGCTTATCGGGATTGTACCTGACTATTATGTCGCCTATTACTATCTGGCCAAGGTGTATCTTGAGCTCAATATGGTGGAGACGGCGATCGATTATCTCAAAAAAGCCATTCAGATCAATCCTGAGTTTAAATCCGCCCTCATCAAACTGGCGATCGTCTACGAGAACCAGAAGCATTATGATCAGGCGGTCAGGATTTACAACCAGCTCATCGATCAGGACCCCGAAGCCCTGGAATTCCGGTACCAGCTCGGCAGACTGTTCATTCTTCAGGACAACCTGGATGAAGCATTGAAGCAGTTTCAGACCATCCAGCAAAAAGATCCCGACAACCCGGAAACGTATGTCAAGATCGGGCTCATCTATTACGAGCAGAAGCACTATCCCAAAGCGATAGAGGCATTTAAAAAGTTTCTGGAATCCAACCCCGCCGACGAGGATGTCCGGCTGTATCTTGGTATCTCCTATGAAGAGATGCAGGATTATGAAGCCGGCCTTGCGCAGTTTAAAAAGATCCTGACCTTTCACCCCGAATCGATCAAGGCCAGGGTCCATCTCAATTATCTCTATCAGAAGCAGAACCGATGGCCTGAAGCGATTCAGATCCTGAAAGAGGCGATCCGGCTCCAGCCCAAAACCGTGGATCTGTACATAACTCTGGCCCTGACCTATAATCAGACCAGGCAGTACACAGAGGCTATTGATTGCCTTTCAAAAGCCCTGGGCATCGAGCCTCACAATGACAGCCTGCATTTTTACCTTGGAGCTATCTACGAAAAGGCCGGCCGGTTCGAAGACTCCATCCGTGAGTTCGAAAAGACCATCGAACTGAACCCGCAGCGGGCGGAAGCTTACAATTACATCGGTTATATGTATGCCGAGCGAGGGATCAAGCTGGAAGATGCGGTTTCGAAGATCAAAAAAGCCCTTGAATTCGAGCCCGAAAATGGAGCATACCTGGACAGCCTCGGGTGGGCTTATTTTAAAAAAGGGCTGCTGGAAGAGTCGGCAGTAGAGCTCAACAAAGCGGTCAAGCTTATTACCGATGATCCGGTGATCTATGAACATCTCGGCCAGGTTTATTTCCGCAAAGGCGACCTTCCTCTGGCTCGTGACTACTTAAAAAAATCCCTGGAATATGATCCAAACAATGTGAATGTCAAACGATGCCTGGAAGATCTGCAACAGCAGATTGAGAAAGCCAAATGA
- a CDS encoding HEAT repeat domain-containing protein, which yields MSKQIDLCSTRNLSFAAKKQIIQSLGKQGNGDACRLLVEFLSDSDTTIQELAASTLIRINTSEVTVSLLPLLHKSDAQIQNMVMEIIAEIAYDHISLLIPLLQDSHEPIRARIADLLGLIGNPEAGEALIASLRDPSPRVRSGALASLGKLKSEDGIGAIERLLQTEEESWVIFSGIKSLEQIGGKKAIQILLELLKQDDEFILAACVESLGEIGSTQIISSMLRNIAHPSDSIIERMSTAFISILHRHGFFSPSKPAAHLSKQARADLISFFSLCVRIAINQGTRLRAIELLGKLKARESLDILSRIAQNGPSIFQAAAIQSLQHIGGNTARVLLLQLSPPWVQMAAGQQFSSHSEN from the coding sequence ATGTCAAAGCAGATTGACCTTTGCAGTACTCGGAATTTAAGCTTCGCAGCTAAAAAACAAATCATACAGAGCCTGGGAAAACAAGGGAATGGAGATGCCTGCCGGTTACTCGTCGAATTTTTATCCGACAGCGACACAACGATTCAGGAGTTGGCCGCATCCACCCTGATCAGGATCAATACTTCTGAAGTGACCGTCAGCCTTTTGCCCCTGCTGCATAAAAGTGATGCACAAATCCAGAATATGGTCATGGAGATCATCGCTGAGATTGCCTACGATCATATCTCTCTGCTCATTCCCTTACTGCAGGATTCTCACGAGCCGATCAGGGCCCGCATCGCCGACCTGCTCGGATTAATCGGCAACCCCGAGGCCGGAGAGGCATTAATAGCTTCTCTCCGGGACCCTTCTCCCCGAGTGAGGAGCGGAGCTCTGGCCAGCCTGGGAAAGCTGAAAAGCGAGGACGGGATCGGGGCAATCGAAAGACTGCTGCAGACCGAAGAGGAATCCTGGGTGATTTTCTCCGGTATCAAAAGCCTGGAACAAATCGGGGGCAAGAAGGCTATCCAGATTCTCCTGGAGCTTCTCAAGCAGGATGATGAATTTATCCTGGCGGCTTGCGTTGAATCTCTTGGCGAAATCGGCAGCACGCAGATCATCAGCTCCATGCTCAGAAATATCGCTCATCCGAGCGACAGCATTATCGAGCGAATGAGCACGGCCTTCATATCCATACTCCATCGACATGGGTTCTTCAGCCCGTCGAAACCGGCTGCACACTTATCCAAGCAAGCCAGGGCGGATCTCATTTCCTTCTTCAGCCTGTGTGTCAGGATCGCCATCAATCAGGGGACCCGCCTGCGGGCCATTGAACTGCTCGGAAAGCTCAAGGCCAGGGAAAGTCTGGATATCCTGTCCAGAATCGCCCAAAACGGCCCCTCCATCTTTCAGGCCGCTGCGATCCAGTCTCTTCAGCATATTGGCGGAAATACAGCCAGGGTGCTCCTTCTGCAATTATCCCCTCCCTGGGTTCAGATGGCGGCAGGTCAGCAGTTCAGCAGTCACTCGGAAAATTAA